Proteins encoded together in one Telopea speciosissima isolate NSW1024214 ecotype Mountain lineage chromosome 6, Tspe_v1, whole genome shotgun sequence window:
- the LOC122665431 gene encoding uncharacterized protein LOC122665431 — MQRWCGKFPFWALSSSPNLPSISSSRRLLYSAPQFREPLSFPFTETALKTFFGYASSRALPPLLDVGFRSSSTHFLLNQRRYFSSKERKRKPVTPVTFKLKKIKIKSFS, encoded by the exons ATGCAGAGATGGTGTGGAAAGTTTCCATTTTGGGCTCTTTCTTCTTCGCCAAATCTTCCATCAATATCATCTTCTCGTCGTCTTCTTTATTCCGCTCCGCAGTTTCGTGAGCCACTTTCATTTCCTTTTACCGAAACTGCTTTAAAGACGTTCTTTGGTTATGCTTCTTCAAGGGCtcttcctccattgttggaTGTAGGGTTTCGATCTTCATCTACTCATTTTTTG TTGAATCAAAGGCGTTACTTTTCGTCGAAGGAGCGGAAGAGAAAACCTGTCACTCCTGTTACTTTCAAgttgaagaaaattaaaatcaaatcctTCTCGTAG